TCTTGTTTGCTTACTTCTTTTAATTGCTGTTGGATGCTATCAGGTTTAATTTTGTTTGGCTGGCTAGGTAAATTTAGTTTGCTGGCGAAATCATTGTCAGATTGAACTGGTTTATCATAAGAAATGTTGAAATTATTCTGAATGTTCCCTATATCCATTTATCTCCCCCTAATATTAATACGCCCAAATTGCTAGTTTTCATTCATTAATAATTTTCGATACATTAATTTTGTTATTCATGGCGATATTAGTAGGTGAGCAGGTAATCACATAAAGGGGTCATGAAATGAGTGAAATACAAAATAATCAAAATAGCATGAGTTCGATGTATTCATCAGGGAATGCCTTTATAAACCTGTCAGAACAAAAGAATTTGGCATCAATTATTGCTGATGGAAATATTGATGAAAATGAGATTCTTTCCATGAGCTTAATGTATGAGGGCAGTCAAACAACGGTTGCTAGTTTATTAGAGTCAGCTTCTGGGAAAGTTAATATTAAGGTATATCATGGAGATGTTGCAGATGCTGAAAATATTGATATTGCAGAGATGTCATCATATGGTGCTACGACAACAACAACTGCAGGATTATCTCAGCAGGATGTTTATAATCAGTTAATTGAGGACATGATTTTGGATGAACTGGAAGAGCAGTTAAAGAAAACTGCAAGTCAAGGTATTGGTGAATTTTCTTATGATCAAGATTAGTAAATATAAAACTGAGGGGGGGAATCAAGAATGGTAGATTTTATAAATAATGTAGGGGCTGAGTCTTTAGGTGGTTATGGAAAAATTTTACAAGAAGATGGTTTAAACAAGGATGGGCTAGTTGAACAGTCAGTCGAAATGGACGCTACTTATTTAAGTTCGTCTAGTCAAAGTGATTTTCAGTTTTATAAATTAGAAATTAATGGTCAGAAGTACACTGGTATTCCAGACATATTTCAGTCACAGAATTCAGCTGTTCAAGCGCTTTTTAATACATTGAGAGCGGATTCTGTCATAACGGATGATATGAGTCTTGAAGATCAACTAAAGATAATGTCATACTTAACGGATCTTTCAGCACAAGTTAGTGAGAGTGAGAATACAAATGTAGCTACTGCATTTAATGGTAAAGAAAATGTAAATGTTACTTCCTTTATTCAACCACGAGACTCTTCTGTGATGACACTTGTAAGTCAACTGCAATCTCAGGGAATTGTTACCGAATCAATGTCAGACTCAGAAAAATTATCTGCAATAAATAGTTACGTTAACGCAAATTTTTCATACGAAGCTGATGTTGTCGGCGAAGGTTGGAGTACAGCTGCAAATACTATTGCTTCTGGTTCAGGAGACTGTGAAGATATGGCAATATTGGTAGCTAGTTTAGCAATAGCTTGTGGAGTAGATGAATCTAGTGTTCAGGTTTGTGTTCAAGGAGGAGGAGCAAACAGTCAGGGTCACGTTGTTGTTGGATTAGTCGGAGAAAACGGGAATGTTGCTACTTTTGACGCAACAAATGGTGAAGAGGCCAATTCAACATTGTCTGATTTTACGTTTGCGTTTAATTCTCAAGGAGTTTCTAGTGGTAATGGTTCAGTAGGCAATAGTTGGGTAATGGAAGATGCTAATAATGTTGATAGTTTGTATACAGCTGAATCTTCAGTTTCAAGGGTGAGAAGTACCATCTCCAGCGCAATAGATACAACGTATGGGTCTGATGACCCACCAACTGGTATGTTAGGATATGCAAACAAATTGGATCAATATACTAATCCCGGATCACTTTTTATATTACAACAGGAGTTGCAGACAATGAAAGATAGAATTGCAACTTATACTGCAGTTGGTAAGATGATTGGAGATACTTTGTCTGAAGCGATGCAGGCCTTCTCTTCATCATTAAGAGACATGTAGTTATTAATTAGTTTTTTGTGAAATAGTTATAACATTCTACGGATTTTGGGTCGATAGAACGTTCAGATTCAATTAGTTTTTTAAGAGAGAATTTTACTGCTAGCAACATTGCTTTGTTTATGTTTTGTTTTGCTAGCTCTTGTATTTGCATTAATTCCGGATGTTTTCTTCCAGGTTCAGAAATATCTGCTAGGTATATTATTTTTTCTAAAATAGACATCTCGGCTTTACCAGTGGTATGCCAACGTATTGCCATTATTATATCTTTATCATCAATTTTTAATTCATATTGCGCTAGTAAAGCACCAATAGGTGCATGAAGTAGTTTATTATTTAATAATTCAGATTCAGATAAAGAGTAATTATATTCTCGGGTTATTTGTATTGCTTTTTCAAAAGTAATCTCTTTAGCCATGTCATGGAAAATTCCAGCAACATAAGCTTTTTGCTCATCTATCTTATATATTTTGGCTAGTTCAACTGCCAAGTCAGCAACTCGTACGGAGTGATTTATCCTTTCTTCAGAGTTTAAGTATTTGCGTAATTTTTCTTGTAAATCATTAATCATTTAGCGGATTATAAGGGAGAAGATTCTATCTGAAAAGAATTTTTTCACTAGTTAACTATTAGCTCTCTACCATTTAGTTCAAAGCCATGCATTTTTCTAATAACATTTTCTACATGTTCATTTGGTACTTCCACAAAAGCAAATCCTCTTGGCTGACCGGTCAGTGTATCAGTTTCGATTTTAGTTCTAACATCATCGAGTTCATTAATATCTTTAAAGAGAGAAGTTAGCTCTTCTTCAGTTGTTTCCCATGAAAGGTTGCCTACATATAGACTGGTACTCATCGTTTGCCTCCTTCTTTGTCGTATTCAAATTATAATTAATATTTTGATAAAAATCAAACGTATTAGATGTTTAGTCCGGTTAATTATTGGAGTAAACAAAAAAATGAAGAGAGAAGATATGTTTTTGTTATAGTTTATGGATACAAAGCTGGCTCTGCTATGTTATTATTTCCCTATGGAAAAAGTAGTGCCTAATCAAAAAACAGTAATATTTAATGATCTATTCATGGTCGTAGGTGTCTTGATGGTTTTAATCATGATACTTATTCCTTTGCCAACTTTCTTTATAGACATAGTTGTTTCTCTTAATTTTACAGTTTCTGTTCTTATTTTATTGGTAACAATGAATACTCAAGATGCGGTTCAGTTTAATGTTTTTCCAACCTTTTTACTAATAATCACTTTATTTCGATTAGCGTTAGGAATTTTAATTACTAGGTCATTAATGCTAACTGCCTCAGCGGGAAGCATTGTCTCTACCTTTGGACAATTTGTCGTTGGTGGTAATTATGTCGTGGGTATTATGATTTTTTTAGTTTTGGTAATTATCCAATTCGTTGTAATTACAGGTGGTTCACAAAGAGTTGCGTAAGTTGCTGCTAGGTTTACATTAGACGCAATGCCAGGCAAACAGATGGCGATAGACGCAGATTTAAATGCTGGACTAATTGACGAGGACACTGCCAAGAAGAAACGGATAGAGATTGCCAAAGAAGCTGACTTTTACGGTTCTATGGATGGTGCTACCAAGTTTATTAGAGGAGATTCCATTGCTTCAATCATAATTATTCTGGTTAATATCTTTGGTGGGTTTATTATCGGGGTTTTACAACTGGGGATGCCTTTAATGCAAGCCTTACAAGTGTATACTCTTTTAACCGTTGGGGCTGGTATTGTTTTGCAGGTTCCTGCTTTATTAATATCTTCGGCTGCCGGCATTATAGTGACAAAAGCATCTTCAGAGGTGAATTTAGCAACAGACATCAAGAGTCAGATGTTTTCTCAGCAGAGAGTGATGTATATTGCTTCGGTGCTTTCAGTCCTTGCTTTATTGATTCCGGGTATGCCTAAAATTACTTTTTTGCTATTAGCAATCTTTTTTTGGTACCTTGGTAATTCTTTTAAAACACAATCCGCGAAGGAAGAGGAACAGCTGAAAGAATCTACTCTTACTAGAAGAAAAGAGGAAACTGCAAAAGACGCTTCTCCAGAAAAAATAGTTCCCAAAGTTGATGTGGATTTGCTGGAATTGGAAATAGGATATGGAGTTATTCCTTTGGTGGACCCAAAACAAGGTGGCACGCTGTTAGAAAATATTACTTCCATGAGAAAGAAATTAGCGTCAGAGTTAGGAATAATAGTTCCTCCTATTCGTATTAGAGATAACATCAGCCTCAAACCGAACAATTACGTTATTAAGATAAAGGGAGCAGATATGGCGATTGGAGAGGTTATGAACGATCGACTATTAGCGATGGATCCCGGTGGAGTTACTGAAAGGATTTCAGGTTTTGAAACAGTCGAACCTGCTTTTGGGTTAAAGGCTATTTGGATTGCTTCTGGCGATAGGGAAAGAGCGCAGGTCGCTGGATATACCGTAGTTGATGCTTCAACCGTAATAATTACACATATTACGGAGATTATCCGCAAGCATGCAGCCGAATTATTAGGCAGACAAGAAGTTAAAATTCTTATTGATAACGTTAAAGAAAAATATCCAGCAGTTGTTGAGGAGTTAATTCCAACACTGATGACTATTGGGGAAGTTCAGAAGGTGATGGGGCAGTTATTAAATGAAAGGATCCCAATTAGAAATTTAGTAACAATTTTAGAAATACTTGCTGATAACGCTAGAATAAGTAAGAACGTAGACAATTTAACCTCTAATTGTCGGCAAGGTCTTGCTAGACAGATAACTAAAATGTATCAGACTCCCAAGGGTGTAATTATTGCCATTACGCTTGATCCTTTTTTGGAACAGAAGATTGCTGATTCTATTCAGTACACGGAGCAAGGTTCATTTACCTCGCTTAGTCCTTTGTATATTCAGAAAATGTTCCAAGGTATTTCCGTCGAGGTGGAGAAAGTAGCGGATATGGGTTATCAGCCACTTATTTTATGTTCAACAAGTGTAAGACCACATTTTAGAAAAATGACCGCTCGTACGTTTCCCAATTTAGTTGTCTTGGCGTATAATGAGATATTAGCTGAAGTAGAGATTCAAGCCATAGGTTTAGTGAGGTTAATCGATGAGGATAAAGAAGTATGAAGCCAAGAGCATGAATGATGCTGTAAGGATGATCAAAAGAGATTTTGGTTCAGAAGCAATCATCCTTCATTCTAGAACTGTTAATAAAGGTGGATTTTTTGGTTTGTTTGGTAAAGATATTATTGAGGTCATGGCAGGCATTGATGTAAATATCGTTGAAAAAAAACAAGAAGTGGAACAAAGAAATCAAGCGTTTTCAGTTTCATCAAATTTCGCCCCCTCACAAAGTAGTTCATCTCGTCCGGTTTTCAATTTGAAAGAAAATATTAAGCAAATAACGCAAGAAATTACACCAATAACCTCTAGTTTAGAACAAAAAGTAACAACGCTTACAAGGGAAATGGACGACATTAAAGAGACTTTGAATATTATTGTTAGGAAAGTTGCCAATTCTCCGCACCCGATGATTTCGCCAAAGCTAATGATTTATTATAAGAATTTGGAAGCTAAAGGTATTAGCGAGGATTTGATAGTTCAGATACTTCAGGGTATTGAAAATGACATTGATGATAAAGATTTAGAAAATAAAGCTAGAGTAAATGACTATATTAGAAATAAGGTTATTCAGATGCTCGGAGTTGCCAATCAGATAGATCTTGAAATCCCTGAAAACAAAAGAATTATTGCCCTTGTTGGTCCTACAGGTGTAGGGAAAACTACAACTATTGCTAAGATGGCCGCTAATTTTAGTTTGATTCAGAAAAAGAAGGTTGCACTGATAACTATCGATACGTTTAGGGTTGCGGCAATAGAACAATTAAGAAACTATTCTAATATTATAGGTATTCCTATGGAAGTTGTTTTTAACATGGAAGACTTTACACAAGCATTAAGAAAGCACAAAGATATGGATATAATCCTTATTGATACTGCCGGTAGGTCTCCTAATAATAGGTCACAAATTTTAGAGCTAAAAAAGTTTTTAAGGAATAGTTTTGTAGACACTTATTTGGTTCTTAGCGTAACGGCTAAGAGTAAGGATATTTATAATACAATTCAACGTTATAGTGCTATATTTGACGATAAGGTAATTTTTACTAAAGTGGACGAAACAGATTCTCGTGGGGTTATTTTAGATGTTGTGCACAAACATCATAAAAAGTTGAGTTATTTTACAAATGGACAAAATGTTCCAGATGATTTTGAGGTAGCAAGTCCGGGCAAGATAGCTGATTTGATATTTGGGTCTTAGATAAATTTGGGGGTAAAGAATGGATCAGGCAGATTCTCTTAGACAGTTAGTAAGGTCACAAGGCAGAAATGATGTTGGCGTAGCTTTTTCTAAGAAAACAGCTAATACCAGAATAATCGCTGTTACAAGTGGCAAAGGTGGCGTAGGGAAATCCAATATCTCGTTAAACCTAGGTTTAGCTATTGCAAAAAATCAAAGCAAAAAAGTGCTTATTTTAGATGCTGACTTTGGTACTGCAAACGTAGACATACTGATGGGAGTTTTTCCTAAATATAATATAAGTAATGTTATTTATGATCAAATACCTATTGAAGACGTTATTGTAGAGGGACCTTTTGGCATCAAAGTTTTACCTGGAGTTTCTGGGGTTGCCCAACTTACGTCTCTGACAGAGAACCAAAAACAGTTCTTTTTTGAGCAACTTGAGTTATATCAAGATAAGCATCACCCAGATATTGTTATAATTGATACTGGTGCTGGTGTTGGTAACACCGTTATCAATTTTTTACTTGCTGCGGATGAAGTTATTGTTGTTCTTACATCAGAACCAACATCTCTTTCAGACTCATATGCGGTTATCAAGACATTACACAAATATAATGCTGAGATGAAAGTTAGTATTATTGCAAATATGGTTAACAGTGAGAATGAGGCATTAAAGGTATATTCATTATTACAGAACGTTTGTAGTAAATTTTTAAATAAAGATATTGAATATTTAGGACATGTTAGTGCCAGTAAAACATTATGTTCAGCAGTTAGAGAACAGCGTCCAGTGCTTGTGAATTATCCGAATGCTGTGGTTAGTTATGAAATTACTAAATTGGCAAAGAAAATAATAAGTATTGACCCAACTAGCAAGAAAAGTTTTACAAACTTCTTTTCTTTAGCTACGAAGTACTTTGGATGGAATGATTAAAAAATATAGTTTATATTTTGCAAATACGGCTGCATTAGTCGTTTTCGTCGCTGGCCTGATTCAAGGGATTACTTTCTCTTCTTTGGTTATTCGTACCGTTATTACCTTTTTTGTTTGTTACTATGTCGCCTTAATTTTAGGAGTAATTACAATTGAAACCTTGCTTGATAGCCAGATAAGAAAGATAGAACAAAGAAGAGAGAAAAGGCGAACAGAACAAAAGAAAAAAGAAGGATAGGTCTTTTAAGAAAAATGATGCTTAAGAATAATCCTTATGAGCAAGATAAAACCAGTGAAGAAATAGAACGCCTAGTTATTAACAATTTAGCTTTAGTTAAACATATTATTTCCAGAATGGAAATGAACCTTCCTTATGGCATGGACAGAGAAGACCTTGTTAGCATTGGTAATATTGGGTTGCTAGAAGCTGCTCAAAACTATGACAGCACTAAAAATGTTCAGTTCCAAACCTATGCTTACATTCGAGTGCGCGGTGCAGTTCTGGATGAGATTAGAAAAGTTAGTTTCGGCGGACAATCAATTATTAGAAAACATAAAAAAATATCTGACGCCTATAAAACTTTAGAGCAGAATTTAGGTAGAATGCCCACAGATAATGAAGTTGCTCAGGAATTAGGTGTTAGCGAAGAGAAATTTGATAAATTAGTCGAAGAAACTAGTGGTGCTTACTTAA
The sequence above is drawn from the Candidatus Margulisiibacteriota bacterium genome and encodes:
- a CDS encoding RNA-binding protein — protein: MSTSLYVGNLSWETTEEELTSLFKDINELDDVRTKIETDTLTGQPRGFAFVEVPNEHVENVIRKMHGFELNGRELIVN
- the fliA gene encoding RNA polymerase sigma factor FliA, which produces MMLKNNPYEQDKTSEEIERLVINNLALVKHIISRMEMNLPYGMDREDLVSIGNIGLLEAAQNYDSTKNVQFQTYAYIRVRGAVLDEIRKVSFGGQSIIRKHKKISDAYKTLEQNLGRMPTDNEVAQELGVSEEKFDKLVEETSGAYLMSLDDFTNSEDNLRFIDQLANEEDYLGGIIEQENLDVLVEAIDALPEKDRIILSLYYEQRLSLKEISLIMNLSESRISQVHKKAVISIRLYIQSRI
- the flhF gene encoding flagellar biosynthesis protein FlhF, with product MRIKKYEAKSMNDAVRMIKRDFGSEAIILHSRTVNKGGFFGLFGKDIIEVMAGIDVNIVEKKQEVEQRNQAFSVSSNFAPSQSSSSRPVFNLKENIKQITQEITPITSSLEQKVTTLTREMDDIKETLNIIVRKVANSPHPMISPKLMIYYKNLEAKGISEDLIVQILQGIENDIDDKDLENKARVNDYIRNKVIQMLGVANQIDLEIPENKRIIALVGPTGVGKTTTIAKMAANFSLIQKKKVALITIDTFRVAAIEQLRNYSNIIGIPMEVVFNMEDFTQALRKHKDMDIILIDTAGRSPNNRSQILELKKFLRNSFVDTYLVLSVTAKSKDIYNTIQRYSAIFDDKVIFTKVDETDSRGVILDVVHKHHKKLSYFTNGQNVPDDFEVASPGKIADLIFGS
- the yqeK gene encoding bis(5'-nucleosyl)-tetraphosphatase (symmetrical) YqeK; protein product: MINDLQEKLRKYLNSEERINHSVRVADLAVELAKIYKIDEQKAYVAGIFHDMAKEITFEKAIQITREYNYSLSESELLNNKLLHAPIGALLAQYELKIDDKDIIMAIRWHTTGKAEMSILEKIIYLADISEPGRKHPELMQIQELAKQNINKAMLLAVKFSLKKLIESERSIDPKSVECYNYFTKN
- a CDS encoding MinD/ParA family protein — its product is MDQADSLRQLVRSQGRNDVGVAFSKKTANTRIIAVTSGKGGVGKSNISLNLGLAIAKNQSKKVLILDADFGTANVDILMGVFPKYNISNVIYDQIPIEDVIVEGPFGIKVLPGVSGVAQLTSLTENQKQFFFEQLELYQDKHHPDIVIIDTGAGVGNTVINFLLAADEVIVVLTSEPTSLSDSYAVIKTLHKYNAEMKVSIIANMVNSENEALKVYSLLQNVCSKFLNKDIEYLGHVSASKTLCSAVREQRPVLVNYPNAVVSYEITKLAKKIISIDPTSKKSFTNFFSLATKYFGWND
- a CDS encoding transglutaminase-like domain-containing protein, producing MVDFINNVGAESLGGYGKILQEDGLNKDGLVEQSVEMDATYLSSSSQSDFQFYKLEINGQKYTGIPDIFQSQNSAVQALFNTLRADSVITDDMSLEDQLKIMSYLTDLSAQVSESENTNVATAFNGKENVNVTSFIQPRDSSVMTLVSQLQSQGIVTESMSDSEKLSAINSYVNANFSYEADVVGEGWSTAANTIASGSGDCEDMAILVASLAIACGVDESSVQVCVQGGGANSQGHVVVGLVGENGNVATFDATNGEEANSTLSDFTFAFNSQGVSSGNGSVGNSWVMEDANNVDSLYTAESSVSRVRSTISSAIDTTYGSDDPPTGMLGYANKLDQYTNPGSLFILQQELQTMKDRIATYTAVGKMIGDTLSEAMQAFSSSLRDM